GAGAAGTTGGCGGCGATTTACTTACGTAAAATTGCGACCAACCAAAGTCTATATCTACTGCTGTTTCAGGAATCGCCTGCACTGTCTGATGAGCTCTCTACGAAGCTGCTGACATGGCGACGTGAACAATTTTTGCAAGTGGTCGGAATTGCGGAAGATGCGTTTAAATCAGGAGAACTGCGCTCAGAAATCAAGGTGGAAGACGTTGGCTTTCTCTTTCAAGCGGTTGTGGGACAGCGGGCAGGTGAGTTGCTGATGACGCGCCAACAAGTCAATCCAGATGAAGAGGCTCACCGTCTCGTTCAACTTTTGTGGTGGGGAGTGGGAAGTGTACTACCTGGAGGACCGAGAGATCCCGTGAGAATTCCCGGTTCATGACGCGATTTATAGACGGGGGCTGTCCTAATGGGCAGCCCCTAAGGCAGTTGTTCGCGTAGCGTGAACCCGTGTCCGTGATGGGCCTATTCGAGGTTGGCATGTCTTGCAAACATTGTTTGTGTCGTTTCGTTTCTTTGTTCCATAAGTCCCAAGACAAGGGAATCATATAGGATCAGCAGGCTCTGTTCGAACAGAGAGCCCATCGGCTGGATGGTCGTCGATCCGTCACCGGTCTCCTGCTTGGCCTGAGCGTGTATGTGAATGACCACGTCCGACAGTCGGCCAATGCTTGACGTAGAAGCCGTCGTGACCAGGGCAACAGAACCGCGTAGGCTTTTGGCCTTTTCGGCCATGGCCACAAGACTTTTCGTTTCCCCAGAACCGGAACCAACAATGAGCAAATCACCTTCGGAAAACTGTGGCGTGACTGACTCGCCTACCACATAGGCGTGTATACCGAGATGCATCAGACGCATGGCGAACGCTTTTGCCATGAGACCTGACCGTCCAGCGCCAGCCACAAAGACCTTTTGCGCGCTGATAATTTTAGCGGTGAGATCCGTTAGTTCCTCGTCCGA
The genomic region above belongs to Alicyclobacillus dauci and contains:
- a CDS encoding TetR/AcrR family transcriptional regulator; amino-acid sequence: MFETEGYRNVSMEDIGRKSGIARTTMYEYFSNKDQVLFALVEEIAEALHSGPGAGDTCLERLEKLAAIYLRKIATNQSLYLLLFQESPALSDELSTKLLTWRREQFLQVVGIAEDAFKSGELRSEIKVEDVGFLFQAVVGQRAGELLMTRQQVNPDEEAHRLVQLLWWGVGSVLPGGPRDPVRIPGS
- the hxlB gene encoding 6-phospho-3-hexuloisomerase, yielding MQMKDYASAVVLELTRTMQTISDEELTDLTAKIISAQKVFVAGAGRSGLMAKAFAMRLMHLGIHAYVVGESVTPQFSEGDLLIVGSGSGETKSLVAMAEKAKSLRGSVALVTTASTSSIGRLSDVVIHIHAQAKQETGDGSTTIQPMGSLFEQSLLILYDSLVLGLMEQRNETTQTMFARHANLE